Proteins from a genomic interval of Canis lupus familiaris isolate Mischka breed German Shepherd chromosome 33, alternate assembly UU_Cfam_GSD_1.0, whole genome shotgun sequence:
- the FAM43A gene encoding protein FAM43A — translation MLPWRRHKFELLAEAPRQAAKPKGYALRLHYSALGSLARACPEGALSRVGGMFRSKRKKLRITSEDPTYSVLYLGNATTIQARGDGCTDLAVGKIWSKSEAGRQGTKMKLTVSAQGIRMVHAEERAPRRPGHLYLLHRVTYCVADARLPKVFAWVYRHELKHKAVMLRCHAVLVSKPEKAQAMALLLYQTSANALAEFKRLKRRDDARHQQQELVGAHTVPLVPLRKLLLHGPCCYKPPAERSRSAPKLGPITEDPLGEQQEQRLQEEEADEDQDEDEDEDEEEGEDGRPEGCLEEEDAEDGAGEQAEAEARRALAAALHLGCGDLLGAREGGGGSAGPVPPGAPSAGRAALSQLIRGLGALSFGNDVRSLRADLRVTRLLSGDSAGSLEGCPDGPIDGCTEGCTEGSIEGCADGSTEGSIEGCADGSTEGGDPDAPPAPAAGPEEPCSG, via the coding sequence ATGCTGCCCTGGAGGAGGCACAAGTTCGAGCTGCTGGCCGAGGCGCCGCGGCAGGCGGCCAAGCCCAAGGGCTACGCGCTGCGCCTGCACTACTCGGCGCTCGGCTCGCTGGCGCGGGCGTGTCCCGAGGGCGCGCTCAGCCGGGTGGGCGGCATGTTCCGCTCCAAGCGCAAGAAGCTGCGCATCACCAGCGAGGACCCCACCTACAGCGTGCTCTACCTGGGCAACGCCACCACCATCCAGGCGCGCGGCGACGGCTGCACCGACCTGGCGGTGGGCAAGATCTGGAGCAAGAGCGAGGCGGGCCGCCAGGGCACCAAGATGAAGCTGACGGTGAGCGCGCAGGGCATCCGCATGGTGCACGCCGAGGAGCGCGCGCCGCGCCGCCCGGGCCACCTGTACCTGCTGCACCGCGTCACCTACTGCGTGGCGGACGCGCGGCTGCCCAAGGTGTTCGCCTGGGTGTACCGGCACGAGCTCAAGCACAAGGCGGTGATGCTGCGCTGCCACGCGGTGCTCGTGTCCAAGCCCGAGAAGGCGCAGGCCATGGCGCTGCTGCTCTACCAGACGTCGGCCAACGCGCTGGCGGAGTTCAAGCGGCTCAAGCGGCGGGACGACGCGCGGCACCAGCAGCAGGAGCTCGTGGGCGCGCACACGGTGCCGCTCGTGCCGCTGCGCAAGCTGCTGCTGCACGGGCCCTGCTGCTACAAGCCGCCCGCCGAGCGCAGCCGCAGCGCGCCCAAGCTGGGCCCCATCACCGAGGACCCGCTGGGcgagcagcaggagcagaggctgcaggaggaggaggcggacGAGGACcaggacgaggacgaggacgaggacgaggaggagggCGAGGACGGGCGGCCcgagggctgcctggaggaggaggacgCCGAGGACGGCGCCGGGGAgcaggccgaggccgaggcccgCCGGGCGCTGGCGGCCGCCTTGCACCTGGGCTGCGGGGACCTGCTGGGCGcgcgggagggcggcgggggctcGGCGGGGCCTGTGCCGCCGGGCGCCCCCTCCGCCGGGCGCGCCGCGCTGTCCCAGCTCATCCGCGGCCTGGGAGCGCTCAGCTTCGGCAACGACGTGCGCAGCCTGCGGGCCGACCTGCGGGTCACGCGCCTGCTGTCGGGGGACAGCGCCGGCTCCCTCGAGGGCTGCCCCGACGGCCCCATCGACGGCTGCACCGAGGGCTGCACCGAGGGCTCCATCGAGGGCTGCGCCGACGGCTCCACCGAGGGCTCCATCGAGGGCTGCGCCGACGGCTCCACCGAGGGCGGGGACCCGgacgcccccccggcccccgccgccggccccgagGAGCCCTGCTCGGGCTGA